A stretch of the Nitrospirota bacterium genome encodes the following:
- the htpX gene encoding zinc metalloprotease HtpX, producing the protein MNLNTLKTTFFLAVLSVMFISVGSLIGGRNGATTALIMAGVMNIGAYWFSDKIVLAMYRAKQVTQSEAPELHSIIRELSVRAQLPMPKVYMMDNPTPNAFATGRNPEHGAVAVTSGIMSILTREELAGVIAHELAHIRNRDILISTVAATIAGAISYLAHIAQWGMMFGGGRRDNEDRNPMGSVISILIMILAPIAAMLIQMAISRSREYKADEGGAEISRNPMALAGALRKLHSASRRIPMEANPSTAHMFIVSPLTGGGMLSLFSTHPPIEERIARLEAMTKFRS; encoded by the coding sequence ATGAACTTAAACACACTTAAAACAACATTTTTTCTCGCTGTCCTGAGCGTAATGTTTATTTCAGTCGGCTCTTTGATAGGCGGCAGGAATGGGGCAACAACCGCACTGATTATGGCAGGTGTTATGAACATAGGGGCATACTGGTTCAGTGACAAGATAGTGCTTGCAATGTATCGTGCCAAGCAGGTCACTCAAAGTGAAGCACCTGAACTTCACAGCATAATTAGAGAGCTGTCCGTTAGGGCACAGCTCCCCATGCCTAAGGTATATATGATGGATAATCCGACACCTAATGCCTTTGCTACAGGCCGGAATCCGGAACATGGTGCAGTTGCAGTAACATCAGGTATTATGAGCATACTTACTCGTGAAGAACTTGCAGGAGTTATAGCACATGAGCTTGCACATATCAGGAACAGGGACATTCTTATCAGCACAGTAGCCGCTACTATTGCAGGTGCTATAAGCTATCTGGCCCATATAGCACAGTGGGGAATGATGTTCGGCGGAGGAAGACGGGACAATGAAGACCGCAACCCGATGGGTTCTGTTATATCAATACTGATAATGATACTAGCCCCGATTGCCGCCATGCTGATACAGATGGCCATCTCCCGCTCAAGGGAATATAAAGCAGACGAAGGCGGTGCTGAAATCAGCAGAAACCCGATGGCACTTGCAGGTGCATTAAGAAAACTACATTCAGCAAGCAGGCGTATTCCAATGGAGGCGAACCCATCAACAGCCCACATGTTTATAGTAAGCCCGCTCACCGGCGGCGGAATGCTCTCCCTCTTTTCCACCCATCCGCCGATTGAAGAGCGTATCGCAAGGCTTGAGGCCATGACAAAGTTTCGTAGTTGA